TTTCATCATGTTCCTGAGAATATTGTTCCACGCATTACACTTAATGGGATTtaaagaggaagtaaaagttTGACTGTATGTGAGAATCTCTGTCAGTCAGAATGAAACACTGGCTTCTGGCTCCTCAAATGGAAGCCGGATATTTAACAGAGGCAGGACCCTCCACCCTTAATACACTCACCATTACACAGCCTTGCTTTTGGGTGTTCTATAACGCCAGATCCTGTTGAGCTGACAGGTGACAGAACAGTCCACATCAACATAAGTCTACTCTCTTTtgctccaaacacacacacacacacacacacacacacacacacacacacacacacacacacacacacacacacacacacaccctgctgCTGTACAGTAGACAGCTTCAGACATTCCAGGGCTGGACATGCCCAAAAGGCAGAGCCTGCTCCCTGTCACCTATCAGCTGGTGGCAGACAGcaggatttgtgtgtgtgtgtgtgtgtgtctgtgtacatcTATCTTTATGAGGACAATTCAGAGTTTCCTGCAGCCTGTAGACCATGGTATAAGAGGATAGATACCACAGACTGTATTTACAGTTGTCTTTGACTCAAGATGACTCTGGCTACCTCATTTTAGCAATAAGTTAACATTATATTGCCCCAATGTCATGCATGTTGTGGTATTTAGTCCATTATTGGCCCACATAATATTAGCTAGTGCCATGGGATGCTGATCTACTTAATTCAAAGTCCTTTCTCCTCTTATAATGCTTCTGTTATAATTTACTTTCTCCCGCATTCAATTTAAATTGGTATAGAAAATCTTCCACCTTGTTGGCCCATGTGTAATGAATAATGGGGGTATTTTAGGtagtattattatcatttgaGAATTATAAGATTGTATCTATGCCAGGAGCCATAAGTGTAGGCAATACACAACATTTTGCTGGGAAGTCCTGTGGTTATGACCCTAACCATAGAACCATCAAACACTATTTATGTCTTTTCCGTCTATATCTGTACTAATAAACGGaaaataaagttgttgtttttttttttaaaggagtctCAGAAAGAAAATGGGCCTGGTCTGAAAGCCTCCCTAACATGGATAAGAATCTGCATTACTTCTTGTGATCAGTGTAGTAGTCAGTGAGTAAGTCATGGAGCTTTTGTGTTGGGGTACTACACATGTCACAGTGAATAAGACAGAAGCAAAAGCGAGATAAGAGGAGGCAGCTGCCTACCTAGAACTGCTGGCACGGCAGCCAGGGGCGGGGCCAAGACAGCATGGCACACGTCGTCTCCAGACACCCTTTCTTCTCCCTGCTTCGCCACAGGCTTTGACAGGCGGCACGAGAGCCCCTTGGCCCAGTGAGGGGTGGACAGCCATCTGACAACTCCCCACCTGCATGACCTTTACCATGCTTGACCCCCCTACAGGAGACAATCACCTCATAGCAAACAGCCCTACGGGAGATGTAGACACACAGTGCAGTCAGgaagacacacacaacaaactcAGACATGcatgccacacacacaaaaagtcaGGCTTAAAAAGGAGACATCCTATTAAAATATTAGGACATTTAATTTCCAATGTTTAAAGGGAGgcaattatttacatttttaattcacTTGTCTTTTTTAACTGACTCATTCATTAGCTCACACTCGCATCTATGCAAATCAATTTACAAATCAATTAAAATGCAGTTACAATCATGATTACACAAAAAATAGCCTTTTTTGAAATGGGGCTCTGAAAAAGCCACCCAGTGCTTACAAATAGGGCCCCAGACAACCTGtggacaatttagaatcaccagttaaccagCATGTATTGGAAAGCCGCCAGAGTACCTGTAGAAAACCCAGGCAGGCACAAGAAGAGCAcaaaaactccacacagaaaggccttaGCTGGCTGGCAGGTTTGAACCAGGAGCCTTACTGCTGTGAGGCGACCATGTACTGCACCACCATGCTGACCAGGGATCGATTATGCTTTTCTCTATTCTTTCTATTTTCCATAAATCCATTTTCTACAAGAGTTTTTGGGAAAATGTTCTAATAGCTCAGTAGTCCATATGTACAAGCAGGCTCAGGCTTCAGATTTTTTCAACAGTATGTTTTAGTCAGTTTTTACTTACTTGGCTCGTTGTGATGTCAGTAAGAGTGGCAAATGATGGTAATCTCAATCGCACATCTCTAGCTTTATGGCTGAAGCTCCGCCCACCCGCTGTTTAAAACTTCTGTTTTGGACAGGCAGCCAGTAAGAACATCTAAACGTCTAAAACAACTTATTTAAGACAGTGGATCAAACGAGGAGCTGATAGAAGGCATAGTTTAAGATAATCCTGCTTTATCTGCTTAATCTGAGATTAAAAATATGAAGATTAACTGAAAAATCATAGTGTAGACTAAAGTAATTATTTACAGCattaatgttaaataaatattctCATTATGTTTTCACTATAAACGGCGTATTCGCTAAATGATATATGATATGAAAACCTGTTAGTCTACCTTcattacataaaaatacattttggttaTAAAAGTATATTGTTTTTACAGAAATCAAATCTTACTTTAATTTTGTCATCACATTTTTAAACCATATAAGTAACCCAAATAAGTAATGTGTTGTTAATAGCAGCAGCAGGAACCATATCCTACTATAATTTGGTCAGATGGAGGTTTCTGTGTGAATGCattcacagtccaaagacatgtatgttaggttaactgatgattctaaattggctgaaTATGAATGTATGTGGTTCTCTCTGCATTAGCCCTAGATAGACTGGACACCTGTCCAAGCGAAGCGCTAAAAGAAGGCCCTATGGTTATGCTGGCCCTCATCAAACATTTAGTTTATTTGCTGTCTTCTTTTATGGAGGTCTGTGAAAATTGATATCACTAAATTTACAACCAATTTTCAAGTGATTTTGCTTGGTTTTTATTTTGGGATAAAATCTTCTGATCACCTTTAGCCTCTCTGACTGGAAATGCCCCTGAAGCAGGGTGTCCTGCACCTAGTTAAGAAATTTCAGTTAGTCTCAGATATGACATCAGTCTCCTTAAGTCGGTTtaaattgtaaagtaaagacacTATAAGCgtaaaaccccaacaatcagacttGCTGTGAGCCAGCACATGGCAACAGTGGGACGGACAAACAtacttttaacaagaagaaacagaaGGAAACCTTGCATAGTCCAGGCTCAGGCAGCCATGTGCCAGGAGCGTATTGGCATGGTGGAAAGAGAAGATAAAATCTAACGATACATGGTGGTGTAGGAACACATGTGGAGCAGGAAGATCAGAGTCGAGAAGAAATTCTCAGTGCATCACACAAAGTCCCATTGCAGGAAAACCTATTCCAGCATAAGTAAAagatggttcagggtcacctgaccgagccctaactataagcaTTTTCAAAAAGTAAAGTGTTAAGCCTAATCTTATAAGCAGAGTGGGTGTCTGTCACCAGAATCCAAAATCAGAGCTGGTTCCATGGGAAAATAAGACTCGTACTCGAACCAGAAGCCATCAGCCCCAGAGCGAAATGTTGTAGTAGGATTATATGATACTATGATGTCTTTAAAGTATGATGAATACTATTTTTTCAAGATGTTGTATGGATGagaattttttaattaatttgcatcgctacatctttttttttcaataaatgtgaacatttttgctttttaaaacatttcttaaTGCAAATTACTTTAATAAATGGTTTTCTTCAAAAACTGGATTGATTACCCAGTTATTCCTCCCTGCAATCCTATTAATGTAGATTTACTGATAAAAACAATCCagtaattatgcaaattattattatgcaatatcacaaaaactgcagtcttaCGTCAGCGCAGCGCTGAAAACTGCGTAGCTCTACGTCATCAAAAGGCGTCGTGGCGGCGTGAGAGGGAAAACAAATGTCAGTGCAAATTGCTGTGAAGTAAGTAGAGcatttatcattaaaaaaagaaacagctatAAGGTTAGGAAAGCATTCTGGCGATgcttaaagtatttttaaagcTGATAAACGATGGCCGCTGCGCAAAATATGCACTTTTCGTTCGTAGCACTTTAACAAGTGTCGTTAATCGAAACTAACGTGCCTTTTCCATATCTGTAGGTTACTGCTCCTGCACCATAACGCTCTCTCCTGATTTGTTCCAAAACCGCGTGTCGGTTCAGTTCTAATGAATCCAGTAATTAGACGGGGACTGCCTCCGTCCGTGAGGAGTCTTCTCACAGACATCGGTCCAAAGGAGGAGTGGACGGATGAGGAGTCCGAAACAGTGACCAGAGATGGCATTCTGCTTCCGCACAGAGGAGCTACGTCTATAAATGAAGAGCTTCTCACACCTGCCAGGAGCCATGATAATGCTCCAGAGGATGGTGGTGTCTCTGGAAGGAGTGGACTTTGCATGTTGTGTAAAAGTAAACCTCCTTGCTACACCTGTCCCAGGTGTAACCTGCAGTACTGTGGCTTGGAGTGCTACAAGAGCCCTGATCACTCTGCATGCTCTGAAGAGTTTTACAAGGAGTCTGTTCTACAGGAGCTGAAGGAAATGGGGACAACTGAGActgaagggagaaagaaaatgcaGGAGATTCTTGTGGGActcaaacaaaaggcagaaatgaCACAAGGGGGGATGGAGAGTTTGTTAAAAGAGGCGGGTGTTGTGTCAGATGACACAGATGATAGGGAAGGAGAGGCAGCTGAGAAAGTCCAGGCTGTGGAGCTCCTGGCCAGGTTAGCAGAGCTTCAGCAGTCTGGAGAAGGGAGTGCAACGGAGATTGAGGATATTTTGGGAAAACTTGACGAGATTGGAGGAGGTGCGCTGATTCCTGGAGACACTGATGAGGATGCTGAAAGTGCACAAGGAGAGCTGGACTTGGCTGATCGGCTCTCAGGGCTCGAGATTGACAAACTTTCAGAAGAGGAGCTGTGGGAACTTCTCAAcaacaaagagaaagagagttTTGTGAGTCTCATGAAGGATGGAGCTCTTGGTGGCTTGGTTCCCCTTTGGAAGCCATGGTGGGAGGAACATGAGGAGGGAGGCAGAGCACTGGTGGAAGTGCTTGAGGAAGAAGTAAGCAGACAGGAGAGAGAAACTGTGACAACTATGGAAAAGCAGGACATTGATAATGGAGTGAAAACCTCACAAGGTGTTCAGAAACGAAGCAAATCAAAGCCGAAAAGCTTGAAAGGAGGAACCGGGAAGGAAATGAGCAAGGGCAAAGGAAGTTCAGCAGTACCCCCAATTTCTTCAAAAATTCCAAAGCTGAGTTCCTTATGTCCAAATCCATCTCCTCTGGTTTGCTATGGTTTAGTGAATGCACTTTTTGGCTATGCTTTTACCCTGTGCCTGTTTAACGGTGACACCGATTCACTGATGTTTGAGTTCTGTGACATGATTCTTGCTCTGTCTGAGGCACTGAACTCAAGCAAGGTGTTCACCTCTCTCCAAGAGGCCTTAGGCTGTGGAGAAGCTCTCATTTTAGATGGAGGTTACCTTGACAAGGAGGACCTTCTTGCCCCAGCCAGGGCTGTGGAGGCCGTGGCTCATATCATGACTGGCAGAGACAGAAAGGATGCTGCTGGATACTCCCTGGCAGCCTTGAGTCAACTTCGTTCTGTGCTCTCCCGGGCCAAAATGGCCCTGTCTAAAGATGGAGAGGAAGTGGAAAAGAGACGGAAGTACTTCCTGGCAAGCAAGAAGTGTGAATTCTTTCAAGCCTGGGTGCTGGACAATGTACATCAGATTCATAGACTGGCAGTTGAGCTGTGGAGCGAACACAGTAAAAGAGAGAGTGCAAGGAACAGCATGCAGAAAGCCAAGACTGTAGTTGAGAATTTACAGAAAGGGAAGAGAAAAGATAGTGATAAGCTGATTGAAGAACTAAGTTAAAGAAGATTTGGTTTAACGTGTTGATGCAAAAGTTCATGTTGTAATAAAATGCATCATATTCTCTCATATAGTCAAATTCCTACTGGCAATAAAAGCTGATATTTTCCACTAATTTCTTTGGTTATCTTTCttgtattaatttattttaatgaggagaaaaataatttaaaatctgTTTAAATTTCCTGTATAAGCCATAAGAATTTATATTAGTCAAATTGGAAATAGAAGAGTTTTCAATACATACATAGATGGATACTTTATTCATCTCCAGGGGCAAAGTCAGAAATTCCAGCAGTAACACATTAAGTGTTACTATTTTGTAACAGTTATTAGGTGATATACAAATAAGATATAATTTGATATGTAACGATCAAGTTTCCACCTTAAATTTGAAACTACAATTTCTGAAACTTATGAATTACTTTAAAGGGACCTTTGGAGAAAGAGGTCATTTAATACATTTAGAATGATTTATCCGTAACTGacaaaatatcagatttttgtATGTATAATCCTCTGTTATAATAGTAATTTAGATTTCAGAGCAGTAAAAATATCCTCATCTGGAGATTTTTTGTCAGTTAATTATAGATCATACCTCTcgccctatggcagctgggatacaCTTTTAGAAGCGAAAGAGAATAGATGGATAGAATTACAGACAATTTCATACTAGCTTTGGGAGAACTGTTATAGTACTTGAAAACCTTACTATTGAATTAATAAGTGATGAGGTGAAActgtacatgtgtgtatttgtttttccaAAGGACAGTGGTGATAAGAGTTCAAAAGAACTGACATAAGACTGCAAGGGAGCCTGAGCTGTTATTCAGTGAGTGTGGGAAACACATCCAAATCCCACACATGCAAGTTTTCTTAGTATTGTTCTGAATGCACAGATTAGTTCGCAATACGTTTTGTTATctaagtaaatggtaaatggcctgtatttgtatagcgctttactagtccctaaggaccccaaagcgctttacacatccagtcatccacccattcacgcacacattcacacactggtgatggcaagctacactgtagccacagccaccctggggcgcactgacaggttgttaatttattaatttattatttaggTTTTCATGGTTATATAATGAATCCAAACAGTTCTAGAGTTTTCGTTATGGCTGTTATGTTTTCATATCTTACGTCAAATAGGAAATTATATAGTGCAGGAGTCTCAAACATAAGGCCAGGGGGGCAGAATTGGCCGGGCTAAGACTCCAATCCGGCCCAAaaaggctttggaaaatgttaGAGGGCATAAATTTTCGACATCTTTCCTTTATCAGCTTTTTCTACTGATAAAGCTCTCCCTTTTAGTTTTATAAGGTGCGTCCAAAGTGAAGAAAAATCGGAAACTTTCttcaaaataacagaatttttgttttataattacaggataGTCAGGGCAATGAGCAACCAGACATTTTTCTCttaattttaatttcttaaagCTTAAGCCCTTTCATCTACAACAGCTGCATTTTCTTAATCACACTTAATGTCTGagacatacattttttttaatattaagaaAGCTCAggaattaaatgtgtagttaaactttaCACCGACATTACGAGAAATTTCACCCACTTAAGAGTTTGACATCCCTCGTACAGTGcgaaaatagattttttttctccataaacGAGTATGataaaaaccataaaataaaacactgacctGAACCATACTGTCAAGGCAAAGAATAtaaacaatatgtaaaggtTAAAGATGCTACTATACATGTATTTTCCAGCCTTTAGCCATGTCCCAAAGAACGTTTCTTTTCACCGCACGCCTTATACTCACTGCACAAATAGCGTCGCTCTCGCGAGGACTTTTGGCAAGTCACGTGGTGCGGATGTTCTTCCACGCTGCGACAGAAAACATGGCTGCGCTCTTGAGATCATCCCGGTTACTCAAGTTTTCGCCTTCGGGTGTGCTTCAGATCACATGCACTAAAAGAAACGGACCGACGCTTGGTCGGCTGTACAGCGGGGCTCTCGGCGGCAGAAGGACCCGAGTTTGTGCCCGACAGATCGGACCTGTTACTGAAAACGCGTCCAGGTACCAGGCATCTGTGATTCACGCGTGAGCATGCAGCAGCAGAGATGTCATTGAGGCTCAATGACACCCAAAGGCACACGCAAGTGTTGACAGATATGACCTGCTGCATTAAATGTGGTTTGTTATCATGTTAGGATACGTTATAGATCCAGGGTAAACTCACTGTCTGTTTAATCTGCAATCAAGCCGGTTACTATAATCTAGTTCGTAATGAAGCTGTAACTGTTAGCAACCAGTTCCTGCCATCAATTTGCTCCCAGCTGTACACACGCTGACTTTTGGGCCTATCACTGGAGACCAGTGTGCACTGTTACACAGCAGCCACGATGATGCGCGTAAATTGCAGCTTAAATGAACATTTATAGTATTGTTACTGAGCACGAAAGAAAAACCGGCCTCAGCTGATATATAAGTGATGGCTACGAGCAGCCGTGGACCTATTTGGAGGGACTTTTTCCTCACTTCAAGGTCACAGGTCTGGCTTTCACTGTGTACAGCTGTGTAACTGTCTTTGACAACATGCCTGTTGTTGTGCAGTAAACACATACTGTGATGGTGGGGCAGACTTTCTgaaattaaatatttcttttctctgaTATGCATCCACAGCAGAACTGAGTTAGTTATTTTTCTGCTGTTGCATTTATACCTGTGGCCTGTATCTTCACAGTCGCGTGTGGTCATATGCAGCGGGGTGTGTGCGTAGTTTTTCTGTGGCCACCGAGCAAAAGGATGAAGCCAGCATTGCAGTGCGCTCCAAGCAAGCGCAGCAGTTCGACTGGGCCCTGACTAGGCTGGACAGTTCTGTGAGGAGGACCGGTCGTATTACCAAGACCCTGCTGCTCCGCATCTTCCATGATATCTGCAGGACAGGTAGGCAAGAGGATGAGCAACCACAGAGGGACCTTTAATAATGGATGCCTGCTAACGGCCATTTGAACTTTGAGAaacagtgatgaaatgttttgctttctctctccttcctcATCCACCTCTGCCATCTGCAGGCTATCCCAGTGGTAACCAGGCCCTGTTGCTGCTCCGTAGCTGTGGGTCCCTGCTGCCTGAGGTGCCTCTGGAAGAACGCACTGAGCTGGCACACCGTGTGTGGGAGAAACTGAAGGAGTTGGGTAAGGGGCTGCGCTAAGTAGAGTGTTTGTTTATCTTGCACACACAAGAGATGTGCACTACAAAATCCTAGTTGTGTTGTCTAGGAATTAGAGTATTTTGTATATGTTTAATTACCCTGGCTGCACATTGTCTTCGCTAGGTGCACAGTATGATGTGAGCCACTACAATGCTTTGCTGAAGGTTTACCTGCAGAATGAGTTCAAATTCTCCCCCACTGACTTCCTGGCCAAGATGGAAGCGGCTAATATCCAGCCCAACAGAGTAAGTAGTGCAGTGCAGAGTGCTGTAATGGCAAGAAATGCATAGTTAGATTTGTGTGCTTGGTCCCATCAACTACATGAAGAGAGTATTTCATTTTGTTAATTCTagctgttttaatttgttttatttttatgcatagGTTACCTACCAGAGGCTCATCGCAGCCTACTGCCAAAATGGAGATATTGAAGGAGCCAGGTGGGTAAACGTTCTTTTCTTAATAGTAACCTGTCCACTGCGGGTACTTTTGCTGAACTAACAGTTTCACAATTCAGGTGAATGGAGTACGTGTCTTTAAAGAAACTATTTTGGTTACTCCTAAAAGTCCACATGCATATAACACCatgtgaaatgttttcattGAACCCTTTACTACTGATGAGActgtctctgtttctgctgaCTGCAGTGTGACTTGTGAGCACTGATCTTGCCAGGCGAACTCTCCTCCTCACAAATTTCAGTGTATTTCCTGAGTGAATGACTCATTcactattgtttttttaaaggaacaGTGCATGTTAATTAACATGAGCATTTATATTCATCATGTAAATATGCCTTTAGTCATCTGTAGTCCCTGGTatgaccctacaataataaaatcCATCCTCCCCAACAATCAGATTGcccactatgagcaagcacttagtGACAGTAGGAAGTTAAAAAgtaccttttaacaggaagaacaagCCCTCTTGTTATATCATGATCAGGAGGGCTGATCATTATAAATTTTTCTGTGTGgtggtttttgtttatttattcttttaaatactTGTCATTCAGCTCAGCAGCCTTTTCTGTGTCTGGGTATTTTGGTTTACTGTTAGATTACTTGTTGTGttgcttgcttttttttttcttctcattttaaTGTTGATGTAATGCTTTTCGGCTTTCTCAGCACTATATTGGGTTTCATGAAGAGTAAAGACTTGCCCATcactgaagctgtgttcagctcgTTGGTGACAGGTCATGCTCGTGCAGGGTAAGTGTCAgtacttttttatttatctattttttttttttttacatactgaATTTAATATCACATAACAAATGCTATAATTGAAGGAATTTGGATTTAAATAAGCTGTCATCTTTATTACTCCTCAGTGACATCGAGAGTGCTAAGAACATCTTGTCTGTGATGCATGGAGCAGGAATTGAACCGGGTCCTGACACTTATGTGTCGCTGTTGAACGCATATGCTGAGAAGGGCGATctggaaaacatgaaaaaggtGTGTGCATTCATTGTGTGTAGTGCCACCTAAGGGTTGAAGGTGTAGGTGCATTTAAGCGTGCAGCTTTTGAACTGCTTGCCACTTTTTTAGCTTATCTGGTGAAGGTATGCTGAGCTTGTGTGATGCGAGGTCTCCAACAGTCTATCCAAAACTCAAAAGA
The Pelmatolapia mariae isolate MD_Pm_ZW linkage group LG13, Pm_UMD_F_2, whole genome shotgun sequence DNA segment above includes these coding regions:
- the znhit2 gene encoding zinc finger HIT domain-containing protein 2 translates to MNPVIRRGLPPSVRSLLTDIGPKEEWTDEESETVTRDGILLPHRGATSINEELLTPARSHDNAPEDGGVSGRSGLCMLCKSKPPCYTCPRCNLQYCGLECYKSPDHSACSEEFYKESVLQELKEMGTTETEGRKKMQEILVGLKQKAEMTQGGMESLLKEAGVVSDDTDDREGEAAEKVQAVELLARLAELQQSGEGSATEIEDILGKLDEIGGGALIPGDTDEDAESAQGELDLADRLSGLEIDKLSEEELWELLNNKEKESFVSLMKDGALGGLVPLWKPWWEEHEEGGRALVEVLEEEVSRQERETVTTMEKQDIDNGVKTSQGVQKRSKSKPKSLKGGTGKEMSKGKGSSAVPPISSKIPKLSSLCPNPSPLVCYGLVNALFGYAFTLCLFNGDTDSLMFEFCDMILALSEALNSSKVFTSLQEALGCGEALILDGGYLDKEDLLAPARAVEAVAHIMTGRDRKDAAGYSLAALSQLRSVLSRAKMALSKDGEEVEKRRKYFLASKKCEFFQAWVLDNVHQIHRLAVELWSEHSKRESARNSMQKAKTVVENLQKGKRKDSDKLIEELS